A single region of the Demequina sp. genome encodes:
- a CDS encoding thymidine kinase, whose translation MAKLYFRYGAMNSSKSALLLTAAYNYEERDQRPVLVKPGMDTKAGKAVSSRIGITRDVDILLGADESLVGRLEQLAPLSEIDAVFVDEAQFLTPAQADEAFTLAVTGGIPVLCYGLRGDFMTVSFPGSRRLMEIAHSIEELKTICRCGSKAIFNARIVDGHFVSHGAQVAIDGQQASYESLCGKCYIEKVGPVGGAAE comes from the coding sequence ATGGCCAAGCTCTACTTCCGCTACGGCGCGATGAACTCGTCGAAGTCCGCGCTGCTGCTCACCGCCGCGTACAACTACGAGGAGCGCGATCAGCGCCCGGTGCTCGTCAAGCCCGGAATGGACACCAAGGCGGGGAAGGCCGTGTCCTCGCGCATCGGCATCACCAGAGACGTGGACATCCTGCTTGGCGCAGACGAGTCGCTAGTCGGGCGCCTCGAGCAATTGGCGCCGCTGTCGGAGATCGACGCGGTCTTTGTTGACGAGGCCCAGTTCCTCACGCCCGCGCAAGCGGACGAGGCTTTCACCCTTGCCGTCACCGGTGGCATCCCCGTGCTCTGCTACGGCCTGCGCGGCGACTTCATGACGGTCTCCTTCCCCGGCTCACGCAGGCTCATGGAGATCGCCCACTCGATCGAGGAGCTCAAGACCATCTGCCGTTGCGGATCGAAGGCGATCTTCAACGCGCGCATCGTGGACGGGCACTTTGTGAGCCACGGCGCCCAGGTGGCGATCGACGGCCAGCAGGCGTCGTACGAGTCGCTGTGCGGCAAGTGCTACATCGAGAAGGTCGGGCCCGTGGGCGGCGCGGCGGAGTGA
- a CDS encoding transglutaminase family protein, translating to MHRSVAADLTLNVLEPARLILSIAVARGEGLAVDDELVVEIDGKPALVTELTDHHGSRLHTIDAGPGRMSVRYSAEVDGRTEPPAFRDFDGILYLRPSRYCDSDTLYPTAQAEFAGLKGHALLAAISSWVGSRLEYIPGSSQPTDGAVQTLLSRRGVCRDFAHLSVALLRARDIPARVVSVYAPGLAPMDFHAVCEAYVDGHWYAIDATALAPRHSLLRIATGRDASDIAFVSTHHGEVTLEDMEIRAVVDTLPTDDTTELVELG from the coding sequence GTGCATCGCTCCGTGGCCGCAGACCTGACGCTGAACGTCCTCGAGCCCGCGCGCCTGATCCTGTCCATCGCCGTCGCACGCGGCGAGGGACTCGCCGTAGACGACGAGCTGGTCGTCGAAATCGACGGCAAGCCGGCGCTCGTGACCGAGCTCACCGACCACCATGGAAGCCGCCTGCACACCATCGACGCAGGCCCCGGTCGCATGTCGGTGCGCTACTCCGCCGAGGTGGACGGGCGAACGGAACCGCCCGCCTTCCGAGACTTCGACGGCATCCTCTACTTGCGCCCCAGTCGCTATTGCGACTCGGACACGCTGTATCCCACGGCCCAGGCGGAGTTCGCCGGTCTCAAGGGGCACGCGCTGCTCGCCGCCATCTCGAGCTGGGTCGGCTCGCGGCTCGAATACATCCCCGGCTCAAGCCAGCCAACCGATGGCGCCGTCCAGACGCTGCTGAGCCGCAGGGGAGTGTGCCGCGACTTCGCGCACCTCTCTGTGGCGCTGCTGCGCGCGCGCGACATCCCCGCGCGCGTGGTCTCCGTCTACGCCCCCGGACTCGCCCCCATGGACTTCCACGCGGTGTGCGAGGCGTACGTTGACGGCCACTGGTACGCGATCGACGCCACGGCGCTCGCGCCGCGGCACTCGCTGTTGCGGATCGCCACGGGCCGCGACGCGTCCGACATTGCCTTCGTGTCCACCCACCACGGCGAGGTCACCCTCGAGGACATGGAAATACGCGCCGTGGTCGACACGCTGCCCACAGATGACACCACTGAGCTCGTCGAGCTCGGTTGA
- a CDS encoding DEAD/DEAH box helicase, translating to MSATEDDETTFEDLGLEGTILKALKDVGYETPSAIQTQTIPPLLAGRDVVGLAQTGTGKTAAFALPILARLDLHQKAPQALVLAPTRELALQVCEAFERYASHHKGVHVLPVYGGQGYGVQLSALRRGVHIVVGTPGRIMDHLDKGTLDLSQLKYLVLDEADEMLKMGFAEDVETILASTPEDKQVALFSATMPAQIRRLSAKYLRDPQEITIERKTTTSSTIAQRYLIVSFAQKVDALTRILEVENFEAMIVFTRTKNDTETVAEKLRARGFAAMAINGDVAQVQRERTIKQLREGKLDILVATDVAARGLDVERISHVVNFDIPIDTESYVHRVGRTGRAGRAGDAISFVTPRERRMLGAIEKATRQPLTEMHWPSVDDVNATRLARFDASITAALGQEARVARFRDIIAHYVEHHDVPESDVAAALAVVAQGETPLLLDPQEEPKAQAFAPDKGTGTREPRERRAPASGFATYRIAVGKRHKVEPRQIVGALANEGGLARSDFGAIKILPDFSLVELPAQLPPETFRKLSGTRISGKLIELRLDTGPGGPRAGRAGAPRKDRKPRHPRS from the coding sequence ATGAGCGCTACGGAAGACGACGAGACAACCTTCGAAGACCTCGGCCTCGAGGGGACCATCCTCAAGGCGCTGAAAGACGTGGGCTACGAGACGCCGTCGGCCATCCAGACGCAGACCATTCCCCCACTCTTGGCCGGGCGCGACGTGGTGGGACTTGCTCAGACGGGCACGGGAAAGACCGCGGCCTTCGCCCTGCCCATCCTGGCCCGACTCGACCTGCACCAGAAGGCGCCGCAGGCGCTCGTGCTCGCGCCCACGAGGGAGCTCGCGCTCCAGGTGTGTGAGGCATTTGAGCGGTATGCGTCGCACCACAAGGGCGTGCACGTGCTTCCCGTGTACGGCGGCCAGGGCTACGGCGTGCAGCTGTCCGCGCTGCGTCGCGGGGTCCACATCGTCGTAGGCACGCCCGGCCGCATCATGGACCACCTCGACAAGGGCACGCTGGATCTGTCCCAGCTCAAGTACCTGGTGCTGGACGAGGCAGACGAGATGCTCAAGATGGGCTTCGCGGAAGACGTGGAGACCATCCTCGCCTCGACGCCGGAGGACAAGCAGGTGGCGCTGTTCTCCGCGACCATGCCGGCGCAGATCCGGCGGTTGTCGGCGAAGTACCTCCGTGACCCGCAAGAGATCACGATCGAGCGCAAGACCACCACGTCCTCGACCATCGCGCAGCGCTACCTGATCGTGAGCTTCGCCCAGAAGGTCGACGCGCTGACGCGCATCCTCGAGGTGGAGAACTTCGAGGCGATGATCGTCTTCACCCGCACCAAGAACGACACGGAGACCGTTGCCGAGAAGCTGCGCGCGCGGGGATTCGCCGCGATGGCGATCAACGGCGACGTTGCGCAGGTGCAGCGCGAACGCACCATCAAGCAGCTAAGGGAGGGAAAGCTCGACATCCTGGTCGCGACGGACGTCGCCGCGCGCGGGCTCGACGTGGAGCGCATCAGCCACGTGGTGAACTTCGACATCCCCATCGACACCGAGTCCTACGTGCACCGGGTTGGCCGCACGGGCCGCGCGGGCCGCGCGGGGGACGCGATCAGCTTCGTGACCCCGCGCGAGCGGCGCATGCTCGGCGCCATCGAGAAGGCGACTCGCCAGCCCCTCACCGAGATGCACTGGCCAAGCGTCGATGACGTCAATGCGACTCGACTCGCCCGCTTCGACGCGTCCATCACCGCGGCCCTGGGGCAAGAGGCGCGCGTCGCGCGCTTCCGCGACATCATCGCGCACTACGTGGAGCACCACGACGTCCCCGAGTCGGATGTCGCCGCTGCCCTCGCCGTCGTGGCCCAAGGCGAGACTCCCCTGCTCCTCGATCCACAGGAGGAGCCAAAGGCGCAGGCCTTCGCCCCCGACAAGGGGACCGGCACGCGAGAGCCAAGGGAGCGTCGGGCACCCGCAAGCGGCTTCGCCACCTACCGCATCGCCGTTGGCAAGCGGCACAAGGTGGAGCCGCGGCAGATCGTTGGCGCGCTCGCCAACGAGGGCGGGCTCGCGCGAAGCGACTTTGGCGCGATCAAGATACTCCCGGACTTCTCGCTCGTTGAGCTGCCGGCCCAACTCCCGCCCGAGACCTTCCGCAAACTGAGTGGCACGCGCATCAGCGGCAAGCTCATCGAGCTGCGGCTCGACACCGGCCCCGGGGGTCCCCGCGCGGGTCGCGCCGGTGCGCCGCGCAAGGACCGCAAGCCCCGTCACCCTCGGTCATGA
- a CDS encoding gamma-glutamyl-gamma-aminobutyrate hydrolase family protein, which yields MNAPVIGITSVLDRAQSGVWDTEAVFLHWHYGEAFVAAGAAVAVLPPQPALPDAVAAVLDGISGLVVTGGADLDAALYGQTEHPDNDAPHPMRDEWELALTRGALERGMPFLGICRGSQVLNVARGGTLIQHVPDVVGHKRHEGEGDRFGSIGVSTIPGTRVAELHPAESVVPVYHHQAIDAVGEGLVVSARSEDGIVEAVEAPGAPFCIAVQWHPEEDDRTALFEAFVAAAAAYSA from the coding sequence ATGAACGCTCCCGTCATCGGTATCACGAGCGTTCTGGACCGCGCCCAGTCTGGAGTGTGGGACACGGAGGCCGTCTTTCTGCATTGGCACTACGGGGAGGCGTTTGTGGCCGCGGGCGCCGCGGTTGCCGTCCTCCCGCCGCAGCCCGCGCTGCCCGACGCCGTTGCTGCTGTCCTTGACGGCATCAGTGGGCTTGTGGTCACCGGTGGCGCCGACCTGGACGCCGCGCTCTACGGCCAGACCGAGCACCCCGACAATGACGCTCCTCACCCGATGCGAGACGAGTGGGAGTTGGCGCTGACGCGCGGGGCTCTTGAGCGCGGGATGCCGTTCCTGGGGATCTGCCGCGGGTCGCAGGTGCTCAATGTGGCACGGGGCGGCACGCTGATTCAGCACGTGCCGGACGTTGTGGGACACAAGCGCCACGAGGGCGAGGGTGACCGGTTCGGCTCCATTGGGGTGTCCACGATTCCCGGCACGCGTGTGGCGGAGCTGCACCCCGCGGAGTCCGTGGTGCCCGTCTACCATCACCAGGCGATCGACGCGGTGGGCGAGGGGCTCGTTGTGAGCGCGCGCAGCGAGGACGGGATCGTCGAGGCCGTCGAGGCTCCGGGTGCGCCATTCTGCATTGCTGTCCAGTGGCACCCGGAGGAGGACGACCGCACCGCGCTCTTCGAGGCGTTTGTCGCGGCGGCGGCTGCTTACAGCGCGTAG
- a CDS encoding GGDEF domain-containing protein, with protein sequence MFDVETLRLMLGIVSLAVLALFYLGVYRPTHSPFSGWWTIALLCAAASSVLLLANGTDLQVYTNPSSTFVSVVGAICVWFATRSLRKRPNPVWLLAVAPILAVVVACFDQPSTNIWAGNGLLFALMASGFSLGAWEVWGAWAQRRSEPDARDSGEAITALAVSGIAATVLGVLYVARFALYMGLGSDHPLFTGAVGSSTTSVTLLICLVAVTFSVSAIGWDQRTRALRRRAAEDDLTGLLGRTSFLARAQDAIAGSGGRRSGQSWLVIADLDNFKPINDEFGHQAGDRTLQRFAEVARGALRSSDAIGRLGGDEFGFVLENLGEEAVLARLEEIRERLAAGPDALGHVLPTASFGVAQCLADLTLSEVLGRADAALYDAKDAGRDRASVFQDAPGVR encoded by the coding sequence GTGTTCGATGTCGAGACTCTGAGGCTGATGCTCGGAATAGTGTCTCTCGCGGTGCTCGCTTTGTTCTATTTGGGTGTTTACCGGCCAACACACTCGCCTTTCTCTGGCTGGTGGACCATCGCGCTGCTGTGCGCGGCGGCGAGCTCGGTGCTCCTGTTGGCCAATGGCACGGACCTCCAGGTGTACACGAATCCGAGCTCCACATTCGTCTCCGTCGTGGGTGCGATCTGCGTGTGGTTCGCCACCCGATCGCTGCGCAAGCGACCCAATCCGGTGTGGCTGCTCGCGGTCGCGCCAATTCTCGCGGTGGTGGTCGCGTGCTTCGATCAGCCGTCCACGAACATCTGGGCCGGAAACGGACTGCTGTTCGCGCTGATGGCCTCCGGGTTCAGCCTTGGCGCCTGGGAGGTTTGGGGCGCGTGGGCGCAGCGCCGTTCGGAGCCCGACGCTCGCGACAGTGGCGAGGCCATCACGGCTCTCGCGGTGAGCGGCATCGCGGCCACCGTGCTTGGCGTGCTGTACGTCGCGAGGTTCGCGCTGTACATGGGGCTTGGAAGTGACCACCCGCTGTTCACCGGCGCGGTTGGCTCTTCGACAACCTCCGTCACGCTGCTCATCTGCCTCGTGGCGGTGACCTTCTCCGTCTCCGCGATCGGCTGGGATCAGCGCACGCGGGCGCTGCGCCGCCGAGCCGCTGAAGACGACCTGACGGGCCTCCTGGGCCGCACCTCGTTCCTGGCGCGGGCACAGGACGCGATCGCCGGCTCCGGCGGTCGACGCTCCGGCCAGTCGTGGCTTGTGATCGCGGACCTCGATAACTTCAAGCCGATCAACGACGAGTTCGGCCACCAGGCGGGGGACCGCACCCTGCAACGCTTCGCCGAGGTCGCCCGCGGCGCCCTTCGCTCGTCCGACGCCATTGGGCGCCTTGGCGGCGACGAGTTCGGCTTTGTGCTCGAGAACCTTGGCGAGGAGGCCGTGCTGGCGCGGCTTGAGGAGATCCGCGAACGGCTCGCCGCCGGGCCCGACGCGCTGGGCCACGTGCTCCCCACCGCGAGCTTCGGCGTCGCCCAGTGCCTGGCGGACCTGACCCTTTCCGAGGTGCTCGGCCGCGCGGACGCCGCGCTCTACGACGCGAAGGACGCGGGGCGTGACCGTGCGTCCGTGTTCCAGGACGCTCCGGGAGTCCGGTAG
- the pcp gene encoding pyroglutamyl-peptidase I: MARVLLTGFEPFADARANSSWDAVQMLADTWSRPHELVVRRLPVVFGSGGRRLVEHVAAHTPDVVVAVGVAEGRSAVTPERVAVNLRDARIPDNAGRQPVETPCVAGGPAAYFSTLPVTAIVSALKDAGIPAEPSMTAGTYVCNDAFYALQHALVGLGVSSGFVHVPASPQMELGPDVPTMATGVIARALGIVIDAAVEARS; this comes from the coding sequence ATGGCACGCGTGCTCCTCACGGGCTTTGAGCCCTTCGCAGACGCCCGCGCAAACTCGTCGTGGGACGCGGTCCAGATGCTCGCCGACACGTGGTCGCGGCCTCACGAATTGGTGGTGCGTCGCCTTCCCGTTGTCTTCGGTTCCGGGGGCCGACGCTTGGTTGAGCACGTTGCCGCGCACACGCCCGACGTTGTGGTTGCGGTTGGCGTTGCCGAGGGCCGTTCTGCGGTCACCCCGGAACGCGTGGCGGTCAACCTGCGCGACGCGCGCATCCCCGACAATGCCGGGCGCCAGCCGGTCGAGACGCCGTGCGTGGCCGGTGGCCCGGCCGCGTACTTCTCGACCCTGCCCGTGACCGCGATCGTGTCCGCGCTCAAAGACGCCGGCATCCCGGCCGAGCCGTCCATGACCGCGGGAACCTACGTGTGCAACGACGCGTTCTACGCGCTCCAGCACGCGCTGGTTGGGCTGGGCGTATCGTCTGGCTTTGTGCACGTACCCGCGTCTCCGCAGATGGAACTGGGCCCCGACGTGCCCACGATGGCCACCGGCGTCATCGCCCGGGCGTTGGGGATCGTCATCGATGCCGCAGTGGAGGCCCGCTCGTGA
- a CDS encoding DUF4865 family protein codes for MIALTWVIDVPLNSDMDAIRATAESTAEALEASAGLLAGVTAISVAGVDDYVRNSVAMLTVWANTSRMAEFLWGDATAQVERKLARPSARIWTVSSVQLNRAIFSGVTHAGLYVRPRMDGGPISSIVAGQRQAAARAAAGRANALTCRGLDPNTWEDVSIDAWRGRPRSYNGRLFSVVRAVANPAQNHP; via the coding sequence GTGATCGCGCTCACCTGGGTGATCGACGTTCCGCTCAACAGCGACATGGACGCCATCCGCGCCACCGCCGAGTCCACCGCCGAGGCGCTCGAGGCCTCCGCCGGGCTGCTCGCGGGAGTGACGGCCATCTCGGTGGCTGGCGTCGACGACTACGTGCGCAACTCGGTGGCGATGCTCACCGTCTGGGCGAACACCTCGCGCATGGCGGAGTTTCTCTGGGGCGACGCAACGGCGCAGGTCGAGCGAAAGCTGGCCCGGCCGTCGGCCCGTATTTGGACGGTGAGCTCGGTGCAGCTCAACCGCGCGATCTTCAGTGGGGTGACGCACGCGGGCCTCTATGTGCGGCCGCGCATGGACGGCGGGCCTATCTCGTCGATCGTCGCGGGCCAGCGGCAGGCGGCGGCGCGGGCCGCGGCCGGGCGCGCGAACGCGCTCACGTGCCGGGGACTCGACCCGAATACCTGGGAAGACGTGAGCATCGACGCGTGGCGCGGGCGGCCGCGCTCCTACAACGGCCGGCTGTTCTCCGTGGTTCGGGCGGTCGCCAACCCCGCGCAGAACCATCCCTAG
- a CDS encoding DUF1801 domain-containing protein gives MAELKTQKTDVPVADFLAGVEPEKRRVEGERLHAIFSSVTGDPGVMWGPTMVGYGEMTYTYASGKTGVWFPVGFAPRKAKLSLYGLRETAEQQELLPALGPHTESMGCVYANRLDALDDDVLRQLIALGFARKDFRGVDYPGQS, from the coding sequence ATGGCCGAGCTCAAGACACAGAAGACGGACGTCCCCGTCGCGGATTTTCTCGCGGGCGTGGAGCCCGAGAAGCGGCGGGTCGAGGGTGAGCGGCTCCACGCGATCTTCTCGTCGGTGACCGGCGACCCCGGCGTCATGTGGGGCCCGACGATGGTCGGCTACGGCGAGATGACCTACACGTACGCGTCCGGGAAGACGGGCGTGTGGTTCCCCGTTGGCTTCGCGCCGCGCAAGGCGAAGCTCTCGCTGTACGGACTGCGCGAGACGGCCGAGCAGCAGGAACTGCTGCCCGCGCTTGGGCCACACACGGAGAGCATGGGCTGCGTCTACGCCAACCGGCTCGACGCCTTGGACGACGACGTGCTGCGGCAGCTCATCGCGCTTGGCTTCGCGCGCAAGGACTTCCGGGGCGTGGACTACCCGGGCCAGTCCTAG
- the der gene encoding ribosome biogenesis GTPase Der has product MSEDFPEPHESDPEESLDEKREAALRAGLEAYELTDDDLATLSDEFEETQERLPILAIVGRPNVGKSTLVNRIIGKRLAVVEDTPGVTRDRVTYPAEWAGTDFLLMDTGGWERNVTGLDLSVAQAAEAAIDMADAICFVVDATVGATSSDEHVVRLLRKANKPVVLCANKVDGPQGELEAAALWNLGLGEPYPVSALHGRGTGDLLDACIAALPTELEDETVPEGAPRRVALVGRPNVGKSSLLNQLAGTNRVVVNEVAGTTRDPVDELVQIGDRMWTLVDTAGIRRRVHQTSGADFYASLRTSTAIERAEVALVLIDGSTPLMEQDTRVIQQVVDAGRALVLVVNKWDLVGEDERYLLERSMELDLVRIPWAPRVNLSAKTGWHTNRLVPAIDLALSSWDQRVSTGKLNAFLGEIVAEHPHPVRSGKQPKILFATQASNRPPRFVIFASGFLDPQYRRFLERRLREKFGFEGTPIQVSVRVREKRGKKR; this is encoded by the coding sequence ATGAGCGAGGACTTTCCCGAACCCCACGAGAGCGATCCGGAGGAGAGCCTCGACGAGAAGCGCGAGGCGGCGCTCCGCGCGGGCCTCGAGGCCTACGAGCTCACGGACGACGACCTCGCGACCCTCAGCGACGAGTTCGAGGAGACCCAGGAGCGGCTGCCGATCCTCGCGATCGTCGGGCGACCGAATGTGGGCAAGTCCACCCTGGTAAACCGCATCATCGGCAAGCGGCTCGCGGTGGTCGAGGACACGCCTGGGGTCACGCGCGACCGCGTCACCTACCCGGCGGAATGGGCGGGAACGGACTTCCTGCTCATGGACACCGGCGGTTGGGAGCGCAACGTCACGGGCCTCGACCTCAGCGTTGCCCAGGCCGCGGAGGCCGCGATCGACATGGCCGACGCCATCTGCTTTGTCGTGGACGCGACAGTTGGCGCCACCTCGAGTGATGAGCACGTTGTGCGGTTGCTGCGCAAGGCCAACAAGCCCGTAGTGCTGTGCGCCAACAAGGTGGACGGACCGCAGGGCGAGCTCGAGGCGGCTGCGCTGTGGAACCTCGGGCTGGGCGAGCCATATCCCGTCTCGGCCCTCCACGGTCGCGGCACGGGCGACCTCTTGGACGCGTGCATCGCCGCCCTGCCAACCGAGCTCGAGGACGAGACCGTCCCGGAGGGCGCGCCAAGGCGAGTCGCGCTCGTTGGCCGCCCCAACGTCGGGAAGTCATCGCTGCTGAACCAGCTCGCAGGCACCAACCGCGTGGTGGTGAACGAGGTCGCGGGCACCACGCGCGACCCCGTCGACGAGCTCGTGCAGATCGGCGACCGGATGTGGACGCTCGTGGACACTGCGGGAATCCGACGCCGCGTCCACCAGACGTCGGGCGCCGACTTTTACGCGTCCCTGCGCACGAGCACGGCGATCGAGCGCGCCGAGGTGGCCCTAGTGCTCATCGACGGATCGACGCCGCTCATGGAGCAGGACACGCGCGTGATTCAGCAGGTGGTGGACGCGGGCCGGGCGTTGGTGCTCGTAGTCAACAAATGGGACCTCGTAGGCGAGGACGAGCGCTACCTGCTCGAACGCTCCATGGAGCTCGACCTCGTGCGCATCCCCTGGGCGCCGCGCGTGAACCTCTCCGCGAAGACCGGCTGGCACACCAACCGTCTGGTGCCCGCCATCGACCTCGCGCTCTCGAGCTGGGATCAGCGTGTTTCGACGGGCAAGCTCAACGCGTTCCTCGGCGAGATCGTCGCGGAGCACCCGCACCCCGTGCGCAGCGGCAAGCAGCCGAAGATCCTGTTCGCGACTCAGGCATCAAACCGGCCGCCGCGGTTCGTGATCTTCGCCTCAGGCTTCCTGGACCCGCAGTACCGACGCTTCCTCGAGCGCCGGTTGCGCGAGAAGTTCGGCTTCGAGGGCACGCCCATCCAGGTGTCCGTGCGAGTGCGCGAGAAGCGGGGCAAGAAGCGCTAG
- a CDS encoding 1-acyl-sn-glycerol-3-phosphate acyltransferase: protein MSKKVPTHWGPRWSRWVGRGLARGLWNTEVRGKKNIPKKGPGIVVVNHVGFIDGPVVHGVIPRLNYFLIRADMFKGPLKPLLHGAAQIPVEGDGRSALAKGLAVLRRGDIVGVFPEGTRGGGTAQQVHGGAAWLAVQSGAPIIPTALLGTRLPGESVNLWPKPRRRILVEFGEPIQLDLPPELKGRARQTAASEQVAAALRGQLDKTLATTDLVLPKDDPLRQRRANTEAP, encoded by the coding sequence ATGAGCAAGAAGGTGCCCACACACTGGGGCCCGCGCTGGTCGCGTTGGGTGGGGCGTGGCCTCGCCCGCGGGCTGTGGAACACCGAGGTGCGCGGCAAGAAGAACATCCCCAAGAAGGGCCCGGGCATCGTGGTCGTGAACCACGTTGGCTTCATCGACGGCCCGGTGGTCCACGGCGTGATCCCGCGCCTCAACTACTTCTTGATCCGCGCTGACATGTTCAAGGGACCGCTCAAGCCGCTGCTGCACGGCGCCGCCCAGATCCCGGTCGAGGGTGACGGCCGCAGCGCGCTCGCCAAGGGTCTCGCGGTGCTGAGACGTGGCGACATCGTCGGAGTGTTCCCCGAGGGAACCCGCGGCGGCGGCACGGCCCAACAGGTCCACGGCGGAGCCGCATGGCTCGCGGTCCAGTCCGGCGCGCCGATCATCCCCACCGCGCTGCTCGGCACCCGCCTGCCGGGGGAGAGCGTGAACCTGTGGCCAAAGCCGCGCCGCCGCATCCTCGTCGAGTTCGGCGAGCCCATCCAGCTTGACCTGCCCCCGGAGCTCAAGGGCCGCGCCCGTCAGACCGCGGCATCGGAACAGGTAGCTGCGGCCCTGCGCGGCCAACTCGACAAGACCCTGGCGACCACCGACCTGGTGCTGCCAAAGGACGACCCTTTGCGACAGCGTCGGGCCAATACGGAGGCGCCATGA
- the cmk gene encoding (d)CMP kinase has product MSGIVIAIDGPAGTGKSTVAREVARRLKLAYFDTGATYRVGTLYCLREGVDLSNESDVAAMVETMNVELRLDPANPRVILDGEDVSSLIRTDSVALTVSKIATNLEARNILGHMQRDVIAGELEGGFSEGRGIVAEGRDITTVIAPDAPVRVLLTADEDIRVARRAGEGADKATVREAVLGRDAKDSTVVNFHMAADGVHSIDTSELTIDEVVNAVIALVNA; this is encoded by the coding sequence GTGAGCGGCATCGTCATCGCCATCGACGGGCCCGCCGGGACCGGCAAGTCCACGGTGGCGCGGGAAGTAGCCCGCCGCCTCAAGCTCGCCTACTTCGACACGGGCGCCACCTACCGCGTCGGAACCCTGTACTGCCTTCGCGAGGGCGTGGACCTCTCGAACGAGTCAGACGTGGCCGCCATGGTCGAGACCATGAACGTCGAGCTTCGCCTCGATCCCGCCAACCCGCGCGTCATCCTCGACGGCGAGGACGTCTCCTCCCTGATCCGCACCGACTCCGTGGCCCTCACCGTGTCCAAGATCGCCACCAACCTCGAGGCCCGGAACATACTTGGTCACATGCAGCGGGACGTTATCGCCGGCGAGCTAGAGGGCGGCTTCAGCGAGGGCCGCGGCATCGTCGCCGAGGGTCGCGACATCACCACGGTCATCGCGCCCGACGCCCCGGTTCGGGTTCTCCTGACGGCCGACGAAGACATTCGGGTTGCCCGACGGGCGGGTGAGGGGGCCGACAAGGCCACCGTCCGCGAGGCGGTGCTTGGGCGTGACGCCAAGGACTCGACAGTGGTCAACTTCCACATGGCGGCCGACGGCGTGCACTCGATCGACACGAGCGAGCTCACCATCGACGAGGTGGTCAACGCCGTGATCGCGTTGGTGAACGCATGA
- a CDS encoding prephenate dehydrogenase/arogenate dehydrogenase family protein, with amino-acid sequence MAKALATWPDAVVTDVASVKSPIAQAAHDTGFGDRYVGSHPMAGREISGSLAAQGDLFKARPWVICRNGATDAAVERVTAIAEALQADVVFMEAVAHDAAVARVSHAPQVAASAVAAALGTLHPDDIALAGQGLRDVTRIAASQPGMWADIARLNRHNLVATLDHIIGDLEDVREADDIGEALTDLIERGRLEVDRIPGKHGGAPRDWAGVTVIVPDTPGQLVRLLQETAAVNVNVEDISIEHSPRQSVGLTTLFVLPGSATTLVEALEANNWEVVRS; translated from the coding sequence GTGGCAAAGGCCCTGGCAACATGGCCCGACGCTGTGGTCACCGACGTTGCGAGCGTCAAGTCACCGATTGCCCAAGCGGCGCACGACACCGGCTTTGGCGACCGCTACGTGGGCTCGCACCCCATGGCGGGACGCGAGATCTCCGGTTCGCTCGCCGCGCAGGGCGACCTCTTCAAGGCGCGCCCGTGGGTGATCTGCCGCAACGGCGCCACCGACGCAGCGGTGGAGCGAGTCACCGCGATCGCCGAAGCGCTCCAGGCGGACGTGGTGTTCATGGAGGCCGTGGCCCACGACGCGGCGGTCGCGCGCGTGAGCCACGCCCCGCAAGTCGCGGCGAGCGCGGTCGCCGCGGCCCTCGGCACCCTGCACCCGGACGACATCGCCCTCGCAGGCCAAGGCCTCAGGGATGTCACAAGGATCGCGGCGAGCCAGCCCGGCATGTGGGCCGACATCGCCCGCCTCAACCGACACAACCTCGTCGCCACGCTGGACCACATCATCGGCGACCTCGAGGACGTGCGCGAGGCCGACGACATCGGCGAAGCCCTCACCGACCTCATCGAGCGCGGCCGCCTAGAAGTAGATCGCATTCCAGGTAAGCACGGCGGTGCGCCCCGGGACTGGGCCGGCGTCACGGTGATCGTCCCCGACACGCCCGGCCAGCTCGTGCGCCTCCTCCAAGAGACCGCCGCGGTCAACGTCAACGTCGAGGACATCTCCATCGAGCACTCGCCGCGCCAGAGCGTCGGCCTCACCACGCTCTTTGTGCTCCCAGGAAGCGCGACAACCCTGGTAGAGGCCCTGGAAGCCAACAACTGGGAGGTGGTGCGCTCGTGA